From the genome of Cognaticolwellia beringensis, one region includes:
- a CDS encoding ABC transporter ATP-binding protein: MNTPLVSLENVSKHYKDLIALSAIHLHLAQGEVLGLFGHNGAGKTTLMKLILGIISPDIGNVSVMGTKPDDKSAWHMRTKMGYLPENVMFYEQLTGLEVITYFARLKGQSKTHARALLEQVGIAHAMGRPVKTYSKGMRQRLGLAQAFIGEPKLLLLDEPTVGLDPSATAEFYRSVDQLKTQGTSVVLCSHVLPGVEQHIDRAMIISGGKTLALGTIKELRAQSNLPIKIKPQGLNGSLQGDPLLQPYLDEADNLFVPEQEKLKILRHLLADDSLCDLTVESANLEQVYQCFLAQAEKMTTESKSKNKQKSHKVGG, translated from the coding sequence ATGAATACACCTTTAGTTTCTCTTGAAAATGTCAGTAAGCATTATAAAGACCTGATCGCATTATCGGCGATACATTTGCATTTAGCTCAAGGTGAAGTGCTAGGTTTATTTGGCCACAATGGCGCGGGTAAAACCACACTGATGAAGCTGATACTGGGCATTATTTCTCCCGATATCGGCAATGTTAGCGTTATGGGCACAAAGCCTGATGATAAATCAGCTTGGCACATGCGGACGAAAATGGGCTACCTACCTGAAAATGTTATGTTTTATGAGCAGTTAACTGGCTTGGAAGTTATTACATACTTCGCGCGCTTAAAGGGGCAGTCAAAAACACACGCGAGAGCACTATTAGAGCAAGTAGGCATTGCCCATGCAATGGGGCGACCGGTAAAGACTTACTCAAAGGGCATGCGTCAACGTTTAGGTTTAGCACAAGCTTTTATTGGTGAACCTAAATTACTGTTACTTGATGAACCCACTGTGGGCCTTGATCCCAGCGCTACTGCTGAGTTTTATCGAAGTGTAGATCAGCTAAAAACCCAAGGGACCAGTGTGGTTTTATGCTCGCATGTTTTACCGGGTGTTGAGCAGCATATCGATCGAGCTATGATTATTTCTGGCGGTAAAACGTTAGCACTTGGTACTATTAAAGAGCTTAGGGCGCAGTCGAATTTGCCAATAAAAATTAAACCGCAAGGCTTAAATGGTTCGCTACAAGGAGATCCGTTACTACAGCCTTATTTGGATGAGGCAGATAATCTATTCGTACCTGAACAAGAAAAGCTCAAGATTTTACGTCATTTACTTGCTGATGATAGTTTGTGTGATTTAACCGTAGAATCTGCAAATTTAGAGCAAGTTTATCAATGTTTTTTAGCGCAAGCAGAAAAAATGACAACTGAAAGTAAGTCTAAAAACAAGCAAAAAAGTCATAAGGTAGGTGGGTAA
- a CDS encoding nitrous oxide reductase family maturation protein NosD, translated as MKLLLFKILSILVLSLIAQHSILAATIEVSPADNLQQTLDNSVDGDIIILAPGRYLGNFVVKHRVTLRSIGIKPTAVIDAQGQGHALVLEQSNIVLENLTIVNWGHDLTEQDSGIYAVINATNITIKGNHLKGDGFGIWLQKAKNIKVLANVIQGNIALRSADRGNGIQLSIVQDVAVKNNEIFHTRDGLYIISSQNNVLENNTMRDLRYGVHFMYSHSNNVLNNKAYNTRAGYALMSSRNLIVDGNLTENSEDYGFLMNFITSSTISNNDVKSVWTKPKNKVLGRDGKGFFVYNSAYNTIKNNRIDTAEIGIHLTAGSENTKVYGNSFINNPIQVKYVSNKKQEWSFEGKGNYWSNYLGWDMNGDNIGDVIFEPNDGIDQLIWRYPEMKMLMDSPVVLILRWIQKEFPVLKPPGVKDSFPLMRSPTNPLIEDATLSVVQRANMKTALLEKEAYTL; from the coding sequence TTGAAGCTACTATTGTTTAAAATATTATCGATACTTGTGCTGAGTCTTATTGCTCAACATAGTATTTTAGCGGCAACTATTGAGGTTTCACCCGCGGATAATTTACAACAAACATTAGATAACAGTGTTGATGGCGACATTATTATACTTGCTCCAGGTCGCTATTTAGGTAATTTTGTCGTTAAGCATCGAGTCACTTTACGTAGCATAGGTATTAAGCCAACAGCGGTTATTGATGCGCAAGGACAAGGTCACGCGCTAGTTTTAGAGCAAAGTAATATTGTGCTTGAGAACTTAACAATTGTGAATTGGGGGCATGATTTAACCGAACAAGACTCGGGCATTTATGCGGTAATCAATGCGACGAATATTACGATTAAAGGTAACCACCTTAAAGGCGATGGCTTTGGTATTTGGTTGCAAAAAGCTAAAAATATAAAAGTATTAGCTAACGTTATACAGGGCAATATTGCACTACGCTCAGCCGACCGTGGTAATGGTATTCAACTGTCCATTGTACAAGACGTAGCAGTTAAAAATAATGAAATTTTTCACACCCGCGATGGCTTATATATTATTTCAAGCCAGAATAATGTATTAGAAAACAACACTATGCGAGATTTACGCTATGGCGTGCATTTTATGTATTCACATAGCAATAACGTACTGAATAACAAAGCCTATAATACACGGGCGGGTTATGCTCTCATGAGTTCACGTAACCTAATTGTTGATGGTAATCTTACTGAAAACAGCGAAGATTATGGTTTCTTAATGAATTTTATTACCTCATCAACTATCAGTAATAATGATGTTAAAAGTGTTTGGACCAAGCCGAAAAATAAAGTACTAGGTCGAGACGGTAAAGGTTTTTTCGTTTATAACTCGGCGTACAACACCATCAAAAATAATCGTATCGACACCGCTGAAATTGGTATTCACTTAACCGCTGGTTCAGAAAACACCAAGGTTTATGGCAATAGCTTTATCAATAACCCCATACAAGTGAAGTATGTCTCTAATAAAAAACAAGAATGGAGCTTTGAGGGCAAAGGTAATTATTGGAGTAATTACCTAGGCTGGGATATGAACGGCGACAATATTGGAGATGTGATTTTTGAACCCAACGACGGCATCGATCAATTGATATGGCGATACCCAGAAATGAAAATGCTCATGGACAGTCCGGTGGTATTAATTTTACGTTGGATACAAAAAGAATTTCCGGTTTTAAAGCCGCCAGGAGTTAAAGATAGTTTTCCGCTGATGCGCTCGCCAACTAATCCCTTAATTGAAGACGCTACGCTTTCAGTAGTTCAACGCGCTAATATGAAAACTGCATTACTTGAAAAAGAGGCATACACATTATAA